The nucleotide sequence AGGGATTACCGAAGAGGTCGAAGAGTGGCGCACCGACGTCGCCTACCGGATCGCCAACGAACTCGGCACGGAGAATCTGGTGTTCGAGGCTCCAGGACCGGAGATGTTCGAGTGGTACATCAAGAACTTCGGCCCCGAGGTGAACCTGTTCGTCGACAACAGCCAGATCGTCGAGCTGGAGTGTATGCGCTCGGGCCTGTGGGGCAAGGCGACGACGTGGGGGCGCACTGTCACTTGGAAAGATAAACGCGAGTAACGAGCACGACGTTTGACCGCACTCGTCCGGACGGGACTCGCACTGAGACTCACATACCGTCTGCAATTAGTGGTCAGCGATCAGTAATTCTTGTTCGGAGTGTTTGCTGCATACACTCTCTGGGTCTTGTTTAGATGCCTGATTTCATCGGATAAAGCCCTTGATCCCGGTGGGTTCCACTTGATCGGCGGAGTCACGAGCGTTCGTTTGAGTCAACTGGCTATGATGTACTGTTCAGAATAATGAACGATTAGTCATGCGGGACAGCTGTGTTTCGCATTGGGCCACCACAATCGGGACACTTGTTTCCCTGCCCCGCGTTTTTAACACCGGTTCCACACTCTCGGCACACATACACCGTTCCTTCAGAGTGATCCGGATCGGTTTCTCTCATTATCTACCAGTAGAGGCTCAAGACTGTTAAGATACAGGCTGCACCCTCACAGTACTTTAGCTAACGGCGAATAGTCGAGCTCCACAGTCTGGGCATTCGAGCCGGTACTGGCCACCATCAGAAGGAACGTTCCAATCGCCTTCAATGGGGCTTTCGTGCCCACATGACGAACAGAAGAGGACTGCTTTCCGCTTAGATCTATTCACCCACTTGACACCTCGTCTGCCGCTTCAAGAATTTCCGTGTACCGGTTCCGAATCGTGACCTTGCTCACGTTAGCGATTTCGGCCAGATCGTCCTGGATGACGTCTTGATTTGTGAGTTTGGCAGCTGCATATAGCGCTGATGCTGCAATCCCGACTGGGTTTCGCCCACTGTGAACACCCGCTTCGACTGCAGCTTGAGTCAGTTCCCGACTTCGACGTTCCGTTTCATCGGGACACTCCAGCTGGGAAGCGAACCGGGCAATGTATGCTTCGGGATCCGTCGGGGCCATTTCGAGCTCCAGTTCATCTGCCAGATAGCGATAGGTGCGCTCGATCTCGATTTTATCGACACGACTCACGGCAGTAACTTCATCGAGTGTCCGGGGCGCATTCTCCAGACGTGACCCGGCGTAGAGGGCTGCTGTTGCCATTCCCTCGATCGACCGGCCCCGGAGCATGTCCTTTTCCAGTGCCTGCCGATACAACACACTCGTCGTTTCCCTGA is from Haloplanus salinarum and encodes:
- a CDS encoding rubrerythrin-like domain-containing protein → MRETDPDHSEGTVYVCRECGTGVKNAGQGNKCPDCGGPMRNTAVPHD
- a CDS encoding transcription initiation factor IIB gives rise to the protein MTGSFTTPRVREEGSPEEHGETAEEEQNDLSAKTCPECSGRIVHDEAQAETHCQDCGRVLESDQIDRGPEWRAFDSREKNDKSRVGAPQTQQLHDGGLSTVIDWRDEDAYGRSLSSRQRKKMRRLRKWDERFRTKNNRERNLKQALGEINRMASALGCPDPIRETTSVLYRQALEKDMLRGRSIEGMATAALYAGSRLENAPRTLDEVTAVSRVDKIEIERTYRYLADELELEMAPTDPEAYIARFASQLECPDETERRSRELTQAAVEAGVHSGRNPVGIAASALYAAAKLTNQDVIQDDLAEIANVSKVTIRNRYTEILEAADEVSSG